One genomic segment of Amycolatopsis granulosa includes these proteins:
- a CDS encoding error-prone DNA polymerase, with product MGFHNPPVPWPELERRLSGKPESADGGDSPAWSRKREGYVRPSAVGPPRGDDHSGGRLRVPYAELHCHSNFSFLDGASHPEELVEEASRLGLDAIALTDHDGMYGVVRFADAARELGVRTVFGTELSFGLPAPQNGVADPEGEHLLLLAKQQDGYAALCRAITAGQLAGHDHAVGTDRAEKGRPVYDLDAVVHEVAGQVVVLTGCRKGAVRRALARGGPDAAGRELRRLTERFGAGAVYVELTDHGYPEDGVHNDILAALAAEQGLPTVATTAAHYATPDRGRLAGAMAAIRGRRGLDDMAGWLPASGMAFLRSGEEMAQRFARYPGAVQRAALLGLECAFDLKLVAPELPPYDVPAGYTEASFLREEVYRGAAHRYDNDPDALRQIEHELRIIEQLGFPGYFLIVWDIVEFCRKNDILCQGRGSAANSAVCYALGITKVDSVRWKLLFERFLAPDRDGYPDIDLDIESDRREEVIQYVYRKYGRLRTAQVANVITYRAKSAIRDAARAFGYSPGQQDAWSKQIDRWGPLREVQGDTDSVVSDIPLPVLQVAAALEDFPRHLGIHSGGMVICHRPVSEVCPIEWARMAERSVLQWEKDDCASVGLVKFDLLGLGMLSALHYMLDLVREFQGTDVDLSRLDLEDTEVYEMLQRADAIGVFQVESRAQMATLPRLKPKTFYDLAIEVALIRPGPIQGGSVHPYIRRATKKEKWAHDHPLLAGALDKTLGVPLFQEQMMQIALDVADFTAAEADELRHAMGSKRSTRKMERLRERFYAGARRNGLDDELIGRIFHKLMAFANFGFPESHALSFAYLVFASAFFKRYHPEAFCAALLRAQPMGFYSPQSLVADARRHGVTVHGPDVNASLQHATLEPHGDGLAVRIGLAGVRLIGQKLAEEIVAERQRGGEFRDMADLARRVRLTTPQIEALATAGAFGRFAEIAGDRRRALWAAGAVAQERPEKLPVALAGAHAPALPGMDEIDEAIADVWATGLSPDSFPTEFIRERLDALGVVPAGKLPDLADGARVLIGGAVTHRQRPATAGGVTFLNIEDETGMVNVVCSAGLWRRYHRVARGSAAMLIRGVIERADGVVSVRAEKLQHLSMRVPSKSRDFR from the coding sequence ATGGGTTTCCACAACCCGCCCGTTCCGTGGCCGGAGCTGGAACGCAGGCTGTCCGGCAAACCCGAGTCGGCCGACGGCGGGGACAGCCCCGCCTGGAGCCGGAAACGGGAGGGCTACGTGCGGCCCAGCGCGGTCGGCCCGCCACGCGGGGACGACCACTCGGGCGGCCGGCTCCGCGTGCCCTACGCGGAGCTGCACTGCCACTCCAACTTCAGCTTCCTCGACGGCGCGAGCCACCCGGAGGAGCTGGTCGAGGAGGCGTCGCGGCTGGGGCTCGACGCGATCGCGCTCACCGACCACGACGGCATGTACGGGGTGGTGCGGTTCGCCGACGCGGCCCGCGAGCTCGGCGTGCGCACGGTGTTCGGCACCGAGCTGAGCTTCGGCCTGCCCGCACCGCAGAACGGCGTCGCCGACCCGGAGGGCGAGCATCTGCTGCTGCTCGCCAAGCAGCAGGACGGGTACGCCGCCCTGTGCCGGGCGATCACCGCCGGCCAGCTCGCCGGGCACGACCACGCCGTGGGTACCGACCGGGCGGAGAAGGGCCGCCCGGTCTACGACCTGGACGCCGTCGTGCACGAGGTCGCCGGCCAGGTCGTGGTGCTCACCGGCTGCCGCAAGGGCGCGGTGCGCCGGGCGCTGGCCCGCGGCGGCCCGGACGCGGCCGGGCGGGAACTGCGACGGCTCACCGAGCGGTTCGGCGCCGGGGCGGTCTACGTCGAACTGACCGACCACGGCTACCCCGAGGACGGGGTGCACAACGACATCCTGGCCGCGCTGGCCGCCGAGCAGGGGCTGCCGACCGTCGCCACCACCGCCGCGCACTACGCCACCCCGGACCGGGGGCGGCTGGCCGGTGCGATGGCCGCGATCCGCGGCCGCCGCGGCCTCGACGACATGGCGGGCTGGCTGCCCGCGTCCGGCATGGCGTTCCTGCGTTCCGGCGAGGAGATGGCGCAGCGGTTCGCGCGGTACCCCGGCGCGGTGCAGCGGGCGGCGCTGCTCGGGCTGGAGTGCGCGTTCGACCTGAAGCTGGTCGCCCCCGAGCTGCCGCCCTACGACGTGCCGGCCGGCTACACCGAGGCGTCCTTCCTGCGCGAGGAGGTCTACCGCGGCGCCGCGCACCGCTACGACAACGATCCGGACGCGTTGCGGCAGATCGAGCACGAGCTGCGGATCATCGAGCAGCTGGGCTTCCCCGGCTACTTCCTCATCGTCTGGGACATCGTCGAGTTCTGCCGCAAGAACGACATCCTGTGCCAGGGCCGCGGTTCGGCGGCGAACTCCGCGGTCTGCTACGCGCTGGGCATCACCAAGGTCGATTCGGTGCGCTGGAAGCTGCTGTTCGAACGGTTCCTCGCGCCGGACCGCGACGGCTACCCGGACATCGACCTGGACATCGAGTCCGACCGGCGCGAGGAGGTGATCCAGTACGTCTACCGCAAGTACGGGCGGCTGCGCACCGCGCAGGTGGCGAACGTGATCACCTACCGCGCCAAGTCCGCGATCCGGGACGCCGCCCGCGCCTTCGGGTACTCACCCGGCCAGCAGGACGCGTGGAGCAAGCAGATCGACCGCTGGGGCCCGCTGAGGGAAGTGCAAGGAGACACCGACTCCGTCGTTTCTGACATCCCGCTGCCGGTGCTGCAGGTGGCCGCCGCACTGGAGGACTTCCCGCGGCACCTGGGCATCCACTCCGGCGGGATGGTGATCTGCCACCGGCCGGTGAGCGAGGTGTGCCCGATCGAGTGGGCGCGGATGGCCGAGCGCAGCGTGCTGCAGTGGGAGAAGGACGACTGCGCGTCGGTGGGGCTGGTCAAGTTCGATCTGCTCGGCCTCGGCATGCTCTCCGCGCTGCACTACATGCTGGACCTGGTGCGTGAGTTCCAGGGCACCGACGTCGATCTGTCCAGATTGGATCTGGAGGACACCGAGGTGTACGAGATGCTGCAACGCGCGGACGCGATCGGAGTGTTCCAGGTGGAGAGCCGGGCGCAGATGGCGACCTTGCCGCGGCTGAAACCGAAGACGTTCTACGACCTGGCGATCGAGGTCGCGCTGATCCGGCCCGGCCCGATCCAGGGTGGCTCCGTGCACCCCTACATCCGGCGGGCGACGAAGAAGGAGAAGTGGGCACACGACCACCCGCTGCTGGCCGGGGCGCTGGACAAGACCCTGGGGGTGCCGCTGTTCCAGGAACAGATGATGCAGATCGCCCTCGACGTCGCGGACTTCACCGCCGCCGAGGCCGACGAGCTGCGGCACGCGATGGGGTCGAAGCGGTCCACCCGGAAGATGGAGCGGCTGCGGGAACGGTTCTACGCGGGCGCCCGGCGCAACGGGCTCGACGACGAGCTGATCGGGCGGATCTTCCACAAACTCATGGCGTTCGCCAACTTCGGTTTCCCGGAGAGCCACGCGCTGAGCTTCGCCTACCTCGTGTTCGCCAGCGCGTTCTTCAAGCGCTACCACCCGGAGGCGTTCTGCGCCGCGCTGCTGCGTGCCCAGCCGATGGGGTTCTACTCGCCGCAGTCGCTGGTCGCCGATGCCCGGCGGCACGGCGTCACCGTGCACGGCCCGGACGTCAACGCGAGCCTGCAGCACGCCACGCTCGAACCCCACGGTGATGGCCTGGCGGTGCGGATCGGGCTGGCCGGGGTGCGGTTGATCGGGCAGAAGCTCGCCGAGGAGATCGTCGCGGAACGGCAGCGGGGCGGAGAATTCCGGGACATGGCGGACCTGGCGCGGCGGGTGCGGCTGACCACGCCGCAGATCGAGGCGCTCGCCACGGCCGGCGCGTTCGGCCGGTTCGCCGAGATCGCCGGCGACCGCCGCCGCGCGCTGTGGGCGGCCGGTGCGGTGGCGCAGGAACGGCCGGAGAAACTCCCGGTCGCACTGGCCGGGGCACACGCACCGGCGCTGCCCGGGATGGACGAGATCGACGAGGCGATCGCCGACGTGTGGGCGACCGGGTTGTCGCCGGACAGCTTCCCTACCGAGTTCATCCGCGAGCGCCTGGACGCGCTGGGCGTGGTGCCCGCCGGAAAACTGCCGGACCTCGCCGACGGCGCCCGGGTGCTGATCGGGGGAGCGGTGACCCATCGGCAGCGCCCGGCGACCGCGGGCGGGGTCACGTTCCTCAACATCGAGGACGAGACCGGCATGGTCAACGTCGTGTGCTCGGCCGGGTTGTGGCGCCGCTACCACCGGGTGGCGCGGGGCAGCGCGGCGATGCTGATCCGCGGGGTGATCGAGCGGGCCGACGGGGTGGTGAGCGTGCGGGCGGAGAAGTTGCAGCACCTGTCCATGCGGGTGCCGTCGAAGTCGCGGGACTTCCGGTGA
- a CDS encoding bifunctional methylenetetrahydrofolate dehydrogenase/methenyltetrahydrofolate cyclohydrolase produces the protein MGAVTATVLDGKATKNAIFEELEPRVAALAERGVTPGLGTVLVGDDPGSHSYVRMKHADSAKIGVNSIRRDLPGDISQAKLEAVIDELNADPACHGYIVQLPLPGHLDAGRILERIAPEKDADGLAPVSLGRLVLNETGPLPCTPYGILELLRRHDVPIAGANVTVVGRGVTVGRTMGLLLTRRSENATVTLCHTGTRDLAAEVRRADIVIAAAGVPHLIKPDMVKPGAAVLDVGVSHVHGKLAGDVDPAVAEVAGWLSPNPGGVGPMTRAMLVTNVVEAAERALATA, from the coding sequence ATGGGAGCCGTGACTGCGACGGTTCTCGACGGCAAAGCGACCAAGAACGCCATCTTCGAAGAGCTCGAGCCGCGGGTGGCCGCCCTGGCCGAGCGGGGCGTGACGCCCGGGCTGGGAACCGTCCTGGTCGGCGACGACCCCGGCTCGCACTCCTACGTGCGGATGAAGCACGCGGACAGCGCGAAGATCGGCGTCAACTCCATCCGCCGTGACCTGCCCGGCGACATCAGCCAGGCCAAGCTCGAGGCCGTCATCGACGAGCTCAACGCCGACCCGGCCTGCCACGGCTACATCGTCCAGCTCCCGCTGCCGGGGCACCTCGACGCCGGCCGGATCCTGGAGCGCATCGCGCCGGAGAAGGACGCCGACGGCCTCGCCCCGGTCAGCCTCGGCCGCCTGGTGCTCAACGAGACCGGGCCACTGCCCTGCACCCCGTACGGCATCCTCGAGCTGCTCAGGCGCCACGACGTGCCGATCGCGGGCGCGAACGTCACCGTCGTGGGCCGCGGTGTCACCGTGGGGCGGACGATGGGTCTGCTGCTGACCCGCCGCAGCGAGAACGCGACCGTCACGCTGTGCCACACCGGTACCCGGGACCTGGCCGCCGAGGTCCGCCGCGCGGACATCGTGATCGCCGCCGCCGGGGTGCCGCACCTGATCAAGCCGGACATGGTCAAGCCCGGCGCGGCGGTGCTCGACGTGGGCGTTTCGCACGTGCACGGCAAGCTCGCCGGTGACGTCGACCCGGCGGTCGCGGAGGTCGCCGGGTGGCTGTCGCCGAACCCGGGCGGGGTCGGCCCGATGACCCGGGCGATGCTCGTCACCAACGTCGTCGAGGCGGCCGAGCGTGCACTCGCCACGGCGTAA
- a CDS encoding MFS transporter — translation MPIALLALAVGAFGIGTTEFVMMGVLPQTAATFGVDIPAAGHLISAYALGVVVGAPLLTAVAVRLPRKIMLLAMIALFTAGNLLFALAPDQRFGLVFRFLTGLPHGAFFGAGAVVAASLVKPGDRAKAVSMMFLGLTLANVVGVPLGTLLGQQVGWRFTFGVVAMIGLLAVLAIAKLVPHQGRPEQPSLRGELGAFRRPQVWLALGIVTFGLGGVFACLSYVTPLMTDVAGYQPGSVTLLLALAGVGMTIGNLLGGRLADKALMPSLYVALVSLAAVLAVLTATAHSKVGAAITIFLVGVAGFMIGPMMQTRVMLKAGGTPSMVSAAVQSAFNIANSIGAYLGGLVIAGGLGLVAPSWVGAGLAVVGLAIAVVSGSLDRREAARTPAMAEA, via the coding sequence GTGCCCATCGCGCTCCTCGCGCTCGCCGTCGGTGCCTTCGGTATCGGCACCACGGAATTCGTCATGATGGGTGTCCTTCCGCAGACCGCCGCGACCTTCGGGGTGGACATCCCGGCCGCCGGCCACCTCATCTCCGCGTACGCGCTCGGCGTGGTCGTCGGCGCGCCACTGCTGACCGCGGTCGCCGTCCGGTTGCCGCGCAAGATCATGCTGCTGGCGATGATCGCGCTGTTCACCGCGGGCAACCTGCTCTTCGCGCTGGCACCGGACCAGCGGTTCGGCCTCGTGTTCCGCTTCCTCACCGGGCTGCCGCACGGCGCGTTCTTCGGCGCCGGTGCGGTCGTGGCCGCGAGTCTCGTCAAGCCGGGCGACCGCGCGAAGGCCGTGTCGATGATGTTCCTCGGCCTGACCCTGGCCAACGTCGTCGGCGTGCCGCTGGGCACGCTGCTCGGTCAGCAGGTCGGCTGGCGCTTCACCTTCGGCGTGGTGGCGATGATCGGCCTGCTCGCGGTCCTGGCCATCGCGAAGCTGGTGCCGCACCAGGGCCGCCCCGAGCAGCCGTCGCTGCGCGGTGAGCTGGGCGCGTTCCGCCGCCCGCAGGTGTGGCTGGCGCTGGGGATCGTCACGTTCGGGCTGGGCGGCGTGTTCGCCTGCCTGTCCTACGTGACGCCGCTGATGACCGACGTCGCCGGCTACCAGCCGGGAAGCGTGACCCTGCTGCTCGCCCTCGCCGGTGTCGGCATGACCATCGGCAACCTGCTCGGCGGCCGGCTGGCGGACAAGGCGCTGATGCCGAGCCTGTACGTGGCGCTGGTCTCGCTCGCGGCCGTGCTGGCGGTGCTCACCGCCACCGCGCACAGCAAGGTCGGCGCCGCGATCACGATCTTCCTGGTGGGCGTGGCCGGGTTCATGATCGGCCCGATGATGCAGACCCGCGTCATGCTCAAGGCCGGTGGCACGCCGTCGATGGTCTCGGCCGCGGTGCAGTCCGCGTTCAACATCGCCAACTCGATCGGCGCCTACCTCGGCGGCCTGGTGATCGCCGGCGGGCTCGGCCTGGTCGCGCCGAGCTGGGTCGGCGCCGGGCTCGCCGTCGTGGGTCTGGCGATCGCCGTGGTGTCCGGTTCGCTGGACCGCCGCGAAGCCGCCCGGACCCCGGCGATGGCCGAGGCCTGA
- a CDS encoding glycohydrolase toxin TNT-related protein (This protein contains a domain related to Tuberculosis Necrotizing Toxin, which is the C-terminal effector domain of outer membrane channel protein CpnT, and which has a lethal NAD+-glycohydrolase activity.) — protein sequence MAQPTTQLNATEQDTLVKQIGLALLRAAPRDWRRVTAHYRAVGRYHELTGEVVLEDGSAQEWMATHDIATLFGRLRAGMYREGRGTWFNARYQLDHPSSYNLEYDRDEPRWDLMPPPQAYADELRMFPRSEDNVPEWLMRRMAGLAPEQPGPRFRIARIFDGHEPNGRPVLNRPELDADEQQRVLEYLNNAPVVHAERGFDLDRLAQQPAPTVPVAFHTDGSWIWPAAINYYLQEYGVAPEAELVSHIAGTGYALPEVPEQMVQAAAAYLGRGTQQPPRQAPPAEPVFEARPEPAPPVDQPTTLTPAIEADAGPPTMLVPPAVPGDEPRNGREAVPSVPAVPSAPAGAPEPASAVEETQTWDAREAFSDEPPGGPDAREWTEPGTGGASAAPGGRGAEDTRGWEDAESHGAGAHAGPEGHGAEPWTGPEGHDAEGAAWGGPEGHGQEPPGFVDEEPTASWDGRAPERGPDPAGPRGLAGPAAQGWESPEPRGAAEPDAQGQEGIPGQHRPEAQGDATGPEQFAEGRGRHDFAGQAGAAGLAAGGQEQFAQEAPDAGRDPRRQERAEGPEGRGAEPFRPEGRGGPQGLDPRVQAAFGQEAPGEREPGRAEFAQNGVAPGEVDPRVQEHAPGQAPGLAPHTPEAPGQQALDPRHHERPEAPAASGPERFGQDVPQTRDPRGLAAPDAPEFRGPRGFAGPEGFAGPEGQEPRGGWESPGSGFAGQEAPPEPPRVRGPERGAPAEPRGGFAGPDPRALAGQQRSGRPAPEGPPTVLARPVAPPSGPTEPALDNLRAKLSDLGVPEGAYRIGEPAEHGWSLEKIEDGWRVGWYDETLTSPAVFGDADDAAAFMLGKLLLGQGGRPTPPARPEMDVNEIPRTPAQEPVEPQRHDLPPRALSDRLGEPDPAGAPTMLAAPVAPPPPAPPRREPPPRRVEAAAPAATASAGSASSGGNQQWPIQPLPGEPPLTLFRGKEMRELPAGSELDRFGGPNGNLTYAAGTPFAERSLVPEWINRPYHVYRVQRPLEALAGIAIPWFNQPGGGAAYLLPASIEDLLASGDLIELDPGEPPID from the coding sequence GTGGCGCAACCGACGACCCAGCTGAACGCGACCGAGCAGGACACCCTGGTCAAGCAGATCGGACTGGCCCTGCTGCGGGCCGCTCCGCGGGACTGGCGGCGGGTGACCGCGCACTACCGGGCGGTCGGCCGGTACCACGAGCTGACCGGTGAGGTCGTGCTCGAGGACGGGTCGGCCCAGGAGTGGATGGCCACCCACGACATCGCCACACTGTTCGGCCGGCTGCGAGCCGGGATGTACCGCGAAGGCCGCGGCACCTGGTTCAACGCGCGCTACCAGCTCGACCACCCGTCGAGCTACAACCTGGAGTACGACCGCGACGAGCCGCGGTGGGACCTGATGCCGCCGCCGCAGGCGTACGCCGACGAGCTGCGGATGTTCCCCCGCTCCGAGGACAACGTCCCGGAGTGGCTGATGCGCCGCATGGCCGGCCTCGCCCCCGAGCAGCCCGGCCCGCGGTTCCGCATCGCGCGGATCTTCGACGGCCACGAGCCGAACGGCCGCCCGGTGCTCAACCGGCCGGAGCTGGATGCCGACGAGCAGCAGCGGGTGCTCGAATACCTGAACAACGCGCCGGTCGTGCATGCCGAACGCGGCTTCGACCTGGACCGGCTGGCGCAGCAGCCCGCGCCGACCGTGCCGGTGGCCTTCCACACCGACGGGTCGTGGATCTGGCCCGCGGCCATCAACTACTACCTACAGGAATACGGCGTCGCACCGGAGGCGGAGCTGGTCTCGCACATCGCCGGGACCGGGTACGCGCTGCCGGAGGTGCCGGAGCAGATGGTGCAGGCCGCCGCTGCGTACCTGGGCCGCGGCACGCAGCAGCCGCCGCGGCAGGCGCCGCCCGCCGAGCCCGTGTTCGAGGCGCGGCCGGAGCCTGCTCCGCCCGTCGACCAGCCGACGACGTTGACCCCGGCGATCGAGGCGGACGCCGGGCCGCCGACGATGCTCGTGCCACCCGCCGTGCCCGGCGACGAGCCCCGCAACGGGCGGGAAGCGGTGCCGTCGGTGCCGGCGGTGCCCTCCGCGCCGGCCGGTGCCCCGGAGCCCGCGTCCGCCGTCGAGGAGACCCAGACCTGGGACGCCCGGGAGGCGTTCAGCGACGAGCCACCTGGTGGGCCGGACGCCCGCGAGTGGACCGAGCCCGGAACCGGCGGCGCATCGGCGGCGCCCGGGGGACGTGGCGCGGAGGACACCCGCGGCTGGGAAGACGCGGAGAGCCACGGCGCCGGGGCGCACGCCGGACCGGAGGGTCACGGTGCGGAGCCCTGGACCGGGCCCGAGGGACACGACGCCGAAGGTGCCGCCTGGGGCGGGCCGGAGGGGCACGGCCAGGAGCCGCCCGGGTTCGTGGACGAGGAGCCCACGGCGTCCTGGGACGGCCGCGCGCCGGAACGCGGCCCGGATCCGGCGGGGCCGCGTGGTCTCGCCGGTCCGGCGGCCCAGGGCTGGGAGTCGCCGGAGCCCCGGGGCGCCGCGGAGCCGGACGCCCAGGGGCAGGAGGGCATCCCCGGACAGCACCGTCCGGAAGCCCAGGGCGACGCGACCGGACCGGAGCAGTTCGCGGAGGGCCGGGGCCGGCACGACTTCGCCGGCCAGGCCGGTGCCGCGGGCCTCGCCGCCGGAGGCCAGGAGCAGTTCGCGCAGGAAGCCCCGGACGCCGGGCGTGACCCGCGCCGCCAGGAGCGCGCCGAGGGCCCCGAGGGGCGCGGTGCGGAACCGTTCCGCCCGGAGGGGCGCGGCGGCCCCCAGGGGCTGGACCCGCGCGTCCAGGCCGCTTTCGGCCAGGAAGCCCCCGGGGAACGGGAGCCCGGCCGGGCCGAGTTCGCGCAGAACGGCGTTGCGCCGGGCGAAGTGGACCCCCGCGTCCAGGAACACGCGCCGGGTCAGGCGCCCGGGCTGGCTCCGCACACCCCGGAAGCGCCGGGTCAGCAAGCGCTCGACCCCCGCCACCATGAGCGTCCCGAGGCTCCCGCGGCCAGCGGTCCGGAGCGCTTCGGCCAGGACGTGCCGCAGACCCGCGATCCGCGTGGCCTCGCCGCGCCGGACGCGCCCGAGTTCCGTGGTCCCCGTGGGTTCGCCGGGCCGGAAGGCTTCGCCGGGCCGGAAGGGCAGGAGCCGCGCGGCGGCTGGGAGAGCCCGGGAAGCGGCTTCGCCGGTCAGGAGGCTCCGCCGGAACCCCCGCGCGTGCGCGGTCCGGAGCGCGGCGCCCCGGCGGAACCCCGCGGCGGTTTCGCCGGGCCGGATCCGCGTGCCCTCGCCGGGCAGCAGCGGAGCGGCCGGCCGGCACCCGAGGGGCCCCCGACCGTGCTGGCCCGACCGGTGGCCCCACCGAGCGGCCCCACCGAGCCGGCGCTGGACAACCTGCGCGCGAAGCTGTCGGACCTCGGTGTGCCCGAGGGCGCCTACCGCATCGGCGAGCCCGCCGAACACGGCTGGAGCCTGGAGAAGATCGAGGACGGCTGGCGGGTCGGCTGGTACGACGAGACCCTGACCAGCCCCGCGGTGTTCGGCGACGCCGACGACGCGGCCGCGTTCATGCTGGGCAAGCTCCTGCTCGGCCAGGGTGGCCGGCCCACGCCGCCGGCGCGCCCGGAGATGGACGTCAACGAGATCCCGCGCACCCCGGCGCAGGAACCGGTGGAGCCCCAGCGGCACGACCTGCCCCCGCGGGCGTTGTCGGACCGCCTCGGCGAACCCGACCCGGCCGGCGCGCCCACGATGCTGGCCGCCCCGGTCGCACCACCTCCGCCCGCTCCGCCACGCCGGGAGCCGCCGCCCCGGCGGGTCGAAGCCGCGGCGCCCGCGGCCACCGCGTCCGCCGGGTCCGCGTCGTCCGGGGGCAACCAGCAGTGGCCGATCCAGCCGCTGCCCGGTGAGCCGCCGCTGACCCTGTTCCGCGGCAAGGAGATGCGGGAACTGCCGGCGGGCAGCGAGCTCGACCGGTTCGGCGGCCCGAACGGCAACCTGACCTACGCGGCCGGCACCCCGTTCGCGGAGCGGTCGCTGGTGCCGGAGTGGATCAACCGCCCCTACCACGTGTACCGGGTGCAGCGGCCGCTGGAGGCGCTGGCCGGGATCGCGATCCCGTGGTTCAACCAGCCCGGCGGTGGCGCGGCGTACCTGCTGCCCGCCTCCATCGAGGACCTGCTGGCCTCGGGTGACCTGATCGAACTCGACCCGGGCGAGCCGCCGATCGATTGA
- a CDS encoding DNA polymerase Y family protein, protein MLVLWCPDWPAVAACLAEGVPLHLPAAVFHANRVVSCTAVARAAGIRRGMRRRDAQSRCPDLHVSAPDEDRDARLFEPVAAAVEELVVGVEVVRPGLVAVPADGASGYFGGELRLAELLVEHVSRQVECQIGIAGGLFAATLAAHRSAIVERAGTREFLAPLPVTELDQPGTGRTELVDLLRRLGLRTLGAFAELAERDVAARFGRAGLVAHRLARGLDERPPHRRRPPPELAVTKTFDPPLDRVDAAAFMARTLAEQFHGGLARHGLACTRLGIYAITEHGQELSRVWRCAEPLTPQGIADRVRWQFEGWLRAAPDERPTAGVEQLRLAPEETVEGHSLQLGLWQEGVRGLADEHGPAAERAGRALVRVQGLLGPDSVVTAVLDGGRGPAERVRLVPWGDPRTPRHPADLPWPGRLPAPSPATVYAQPLPARVLDAAGHEVRITRRRELSAPPHRVAVGDGPLRDVLDWAGPWLVDAHWWTPGGDGVRTRVQVVLAGEGETAVLLTRVGGSSPQWTVEGVYD, encoded by the coding sequence ATGCTGGTCCTCTGGTGCCCGGACTGGCCGGCGGTGGCCGCGTGCCTGGCCGAGGGCGTGCCGCTGCACCTGCCCGCCGCGGTGTTCCACGCCAACCGCGTGGTCTCCTGCACCGCGGTCGCCAGGGCGGCGGGCATCCGCCGGGGCATGCGTCGCCGCGACGCGCAGTCCCGCTGTCCCGATCTCCACGTCTCCGCCCCGGACGAGGATCGCGACGCACGCCTCTTCGAACCCGTCGCCGCCGCGGTGGAGGAGCTGGTCGTCGGGGTCGAAGTGGTCCGTCCCGGTCTCGTCGCGGTGCCCGCCGACGGCGCGTCCGGCTACTTCGGCGGCGAGTTGCGCCTCGCGGAACTGCTCGTCGAGCACGTCTCCCGGCAGGTGGAGTGCCAGATCGGCATCGCCGGCGGACTGTTCGCCGCGACCCTGGCCGCCCACCGCTCGGCCATCGTCGAGCGCGCCGGGACCCGCGAATTCCTCGCGCCGCTGCCGGTCACCGAACTGGACCAGCCGGGCACCGGCCGCACCGAGCTGGTGGACCTGTTGCGCCGCTTGGGACTGCGCACCCTCGGGGCGTTCGCGGAACTCGCCGAACGGGACGTCGCCGCGCGGTTCGGCCGCGCCGGTCTGGTCGCCCACCGGCTCGCACGCGGCCTGGACGAACGGCCACCGCACCGCAGGCGGCCGCCACCCGAACTCGCCGTCACCAAGACCTTCGACCCGCCGCTGGACCGGGTCGACGCCGCCGCGTTCATGGCACGCACCCTCGCCGAGCAGTTCCACGGTGGTCTCGCGCGGCACGGCCTGGCCTGCACCCGCCTGGGCATCTACGCCATCACCGAGCACGGCCAGGAGCTCAGCCGGGTGTGGCGTTGCGCCGAACCGCTGACGCCGCAAGGCATCGCGGACCGGGTGCGCTGGCAGTTCGAGGGCTGGCTGCGTGCCGCGCCGGACGAGCGCCCCACCGCCGGTGTGGAGCAGCTCCGGCTGGCGCCCGAGGAAACCGTCGAAGGGCATTCGCTGCAGCTGGGCCTGTGGCAGGAGGGTGTGCGTGGCCTGGCGGACGAACACGGGCCGGCCGCCGAGCGGGCCGGCCGCGCGCTGGTCCGGGTGCAGGGCCTGCTCGGCCCGGACAGCGTCGTCACCGCGGTGCTCGACGGCGGCCGCGGGCCGGCCGAACGTGTCCGGCTGGTGCCGTGGGGCGACCCGCGGACACCGCGGCACCCGGCGGACCTGCCGTGGCCGGGGCGGCTGCCCGCGCCGTCCCCGGCCACGGTCTACGCCCAGCCGCTGCCCGCGCGGGTCCTCGACGCGGCGGGCCACGAGGTGCGGATCACCCGGCGACGGGAACTGTCCGCGCCGCCGCACCGGGTCGCGGTGGGCGACGGCCCGCTGCGGGACGTCCTCGACTGGGCGGGTCCGTGGCTGGTCGACGCGCACTGGTGGACGCCGGGTGGCGACGGTGTGCGCACCCGGGTGCAGGTCGTGCTGGCCGGGGAAGGCGAAACGGCGGTCCTGCTGACGAGAGTGGGCGGATCGAGTCCGCAATGGACAGTGGAGGGAGTGTACGACTGA
- a CDS encoding DUF3017 domain-containing protein — protein MHSPRRNRAAVLEQVPFALVMLLVAIAGLRIWQYHWRQGAAIIGGALLVAAILRAVLPGVRAGLLAIRGRPVDVLSYAGLGVLILFLAFTITDGPFGS, from the coding sequence GTGCACTCGCCACGGCGTAACCGCGCGGCCGTCCTGGAGCAGGTCCCGTTCGCCCTGGTGATGCTGCTGGTGGCGATCGCCGGCCTGCGGATCTGGCAGTACCACTGGCGGCAGGGCGCCGCGATCATCGGTGGCGCCCTGCTCGTGGCGGCGATCCTGCGGGCCGTCCTGCCGGGCGTGCGGGCCGGCCTGCTGGCCATCCGCGGCCGCCCGGTGGACGTCCTGAGCTACGCCGGGCTCGGCGTGCTCATCCTCTTCCTGGCCTTCACGATCACCGACGGACCGTTCGGCTCCTGA